Proteins from a single region of Trichoderma asperellum chromosome 3, complete sequence:
- a CDS encoding uncharacterized protein (EggNog:ENOG41): MRNMAVVLEVPADEISEDIPRIITAVEMTQCELGKEALLKSDSKSTWLGILHFIAVMLKSTRRGLNEGWLSAHPHEVVPGGLYGLESTLQRLKSGSVNARKLVVRISDTTGVEQ; encoded by the coding sequence ATGAGAAATATGGCTGTTGTGTTGGAGGTTCCAGCCGATGAGATTTCAGAGGACATTCCACGAATCATTACAGCCGTCGAGATGACCCAATGTGAGCTTGGTAAAGAAGCACTTCTCAAGTCTGATTCTAAGAGTACATGGCTAGGAATACTTCATTTTATAGCTGTTATGTTGAAATCTACCAGAAGAGGGTTGAACGAAGGCTGGCTCAGCGCGCATCCACACGAAGTTGTGCCCGGCGGACTATACGGATTAGAAAGCACGCTCCAGCGACTCAAGAGCGGATCGGTCAATGCAAGGAAGCTCGTGGTTCGAATCTCGGATACCACCGGCGTGGAGCAATGA
- a CDS encoding uncharacterized protein (SECRETED:SignalP(1-18)~EggNog:ENOG41) — MKTSLFLACVAIAGSVAAAPVPDSDTVASYQWKKDTETTDGVASYQWKKDTESTDGVASYQWKKDTQTTDGVASYQWKKDTQTTDGVASYQWKKDTESTDGVASYEWKKE; from the exons ATGAAGACATCATTATTCCTTGCTTGCGTTGCAATCGCAGGTtccgtcgctgctgctcccgtTCCA GACTCTGATACTGTTGCCAGCTACCAATGGAAGAAGGATACTGAAACTACTGATGGCGTTGCTAGCTACCAGTGGAAGAAGGACACCGAGAGCACCGATGGTGTTGCTAGCTACCAGTGGAAGAAGGACACTCAAACCACTGATGGCGTTGCCAGCTACCAATGGAAAAAGGATACTCAGACTACTGATGGCGTTGCTAGCTACCAGTGGAAAAAAGACACCGAGAGCACCGATGGTGTTGCCAGCTACGAGTGGAAGAAGGAATGA
- a CDS encoding uncharacterized protein (EggNog:ENOG41), with protein sequence MGVAPNSLRRHGELNALPDLRDFQFTFEFQNAIEPDISMRVVDDDESLSDSVLDYPEEFGRTYHAYHAGSYVYPNDLTEQERLALQGPIIKKLFDDRLYFAPLSRSNPPQFILDIATGVGDWAVEMGDLFPSSRIVGTDLSPIQPSMVPPNVEFYVEDSSEPWNYTDKFGYIHTRLTAGCWGSFETEIAQQAFDALEPGGWFEAQETEAVFGCDDGTLDPNGPMCTWFHEMRMASEKLNRPAILGSNLKEIFERVGFVDVEQLVFRMPLNAWPRDERLKDLGWMWGQNFSQGLNGFSIQLLNRAYGRSQHEIELSLVRVREELLNPHVHAYMPIFVVFGRKPFDGEIVE encoded by the exons ATGGGAGTGGCGCCCAACTCTCTACGTAGACACGGAGAGCTTAATGCTCTGCCGGATCTCAGGGATTTCCAGTTCACGTTCGAGTTCCAGAATGCCATTGAGCCTGAT ATATCTATGAGAGTAGT AGACGACGATGAATCTCTATCAGACAGTGTGCTCGACTATCCCGAGGAATTCGGCCGCACCTATCATGCTTACCATGCGGGAT CATACGTTTATCCTAATGACCTCACGGAACAAGAGCGACTGGCGCTTCAAGGGCCCATCATCAAGAAACTATTCGACGACCGGCTCTATTTTGCCCCGCTCTCCAGATCGAATCCTCCGCAATTCATTCTCGATATAGCCACGGGTGTGGGGGACTGGGCCGTCGAGATGGGCGACTTATTTCCTTCATCGCGCATTGTCGGCACGGACCTGTCCCCGATCCAACCCTCAATGGTGCCTCCAAATGTTGAATTCTACGTTGAAGACTC ATCGGAGCCGTGGAACTACACAGATAAATTCGGCTATATACACACCCGGCTCACTGCCGGCTGCTGGGGCTCCTTTGAGACAGAAATTGCCCAGCAGGCCTTCGACGCGCTTGAGCCGGGTGGTTGGTTCGAGGCACAGGAAACAGAAGCAGTTTTCGGCTGCGACGATGGCACTTTGGACCCTAACGGACCCATGTGTACATGGTTTCACGAAATGAGAATGGCTTCTGAGAAACTGAATCGCCCTGCGATTTTAGGCTCCAACCTGAAGGAAATATTCGAAAGGGTCGGCTTCGTTGACGTGGAGCAGCTTGTCTTCAGAATGCCACTCAACGCGTGGCCTAGGGACGAGCGGCTCAAGGACTTGGGTTGGATGTGGGGACAAAACTTCTCGCAGGGGTTGAACGGTTTCTCCATCCAGCTCTTGAACAGAGCATACGGCCGAAGTCAGCACGAAATTGAG ctatCACTCGTCAGAGTCCGGGAAGAACTTCTCAACCCGCATGTACACGCTTATATGCCCATTTTCGTGGTATTTGGAAGAAAGCCATTCGATGGAGAGATAGTCGAGTGA
- a CDS encoding uncharacterized protein (EggNog:ENOG41~TransMembrane:1 (i35-58o)), which yields MEKDKEDSSIEELDPFLGSSSRSEHHVRSHRGHDILLYCLVILLGISLGSHFLTYIYIHRASYLDAACVRHTQQNPTPIDIPIHYRSVHYDGTFLANSTSVYRLPPSPEVDAAWEGLGTISKPLLLSESQATRAGISLDHLKTPSGEFPVLFEFNHHLHCLNLIRKALFYNYDYYSSPNYPGHHLGKDEQTITKHVTHCVDMLRQVIQCKPDLGVFGQYWVKDKEQGVDGSFVDFNTDHRCIDWEPIREWVQSHQTLEDIVVELKEGDKVLHIAP from the exons ATggagaaagacaaagaagataGCTCTATCGAAGAGCTTGACCCCTTTCTGGGCTCGTCTTCACGTTCAGAGCATCATGTTCGTAGTCATCGCGGGCATGATATCCTCTTATACTGCTTGGTCATCTTACTCGGCATCTCTCTGGGCTCACACTTTTTGACATATATCTACATTCACAGAGCATCGTATCTTGACGCAGCTTGTGTAAGGCACACACAGCAGAATC CCACCCCGATTGATATCCCAATTCATTATCGTTCAGTTCATTACGACGGGACGTTTCTTGCCAACTCAACATCTGTCTACCGCcttcctccatctcctgAAGTTGATGCGGCATGGGAAGGCCTCGGCACAATCTCAAagcctcttctcttgtccGAGTCGCAAGCAACTCGCGCCGGAATCAGTCTGGATCACCTTAAAACTCCGTCAGGAGAGTTTCCAGTTTTATTTGAGTTTAACCACCACTTACATTGCCTCAACCTGATTCGCAAGGCCCTCTTTTACAACTACGATTACTATTCGAGCCCTAATTATCCGGGGCACCATCTTGGCAAAGATGAACAAACCATTACCAAGCACGTAACGCATTGCGTCGATATGCTACGGCAGGTGATCCAGTGTAAACCCGACCTAGGAGTTTTCGGGCAGTACTGGGTTAAGGACAAGGAGCAGGGAGTGGACGGATCCTTTGTGGACTTCAATACGGACCACAGGTGTATCGACTGGGAACCAATACGAGAGTGGGTTCAGTCACATCAGACGCTCGAGGATATAGTAGTGGAGTTGAAAGAGGGCGATAAGGTCCTACACATTGCACCCTAG